CCACTAGACCGTCCTATGGTTTGCTATTGCGGTCGGGTGGCTTGTCCGCTCCGGATCAAGTAAGCTCAGCTCAAATGGGGTAAAACCGGAAATAAGTCGCGAAACGACCGTAACAAACACCCGCGTCGCACTCCAACCCGCCACCTCgttccctccctccctccctccttcCTCTGCAACTCTCACTTCCCTCTCATGCACTCAACAACAGAAAACCGTTTCCGAAGAAGTATAGTCACAAGCTAGCAGACTGAAACACCGCAGCTGAGCTTCCCAATCCAtagaggggggagagagagagagagagatggcgATCCCTGACTCTGACCGCGACCGCGCCAGGACCCGACCCCCGCCACACCCCACGACTCATCGGCCGCCGGTAAAGTCCCGCGTGCCGCTCCGACGGCTCCTCCGGGTGGCCTCCGTAGCTGGCGGGATTCAATTCGGGTGGGCCCTCCAGCTCTCCCTGCTGACGCCCTACGTCCAGGAGCTCGGCATCCCCCACGCCTGGGCCAGCGTCATATGGCTCTGCGGGCCCCTCTCCGGGCTGCTGGTCCAGCCCCTGGTCGGCCACATGAGCGACCGGTGCACCAGCCGGTTCGGCCGCCGGCGGCCGTTCATCGTGGCGGGAGCCCTGTGCATCGCCGTCGCTGTACTGATAATCGGCCACTCAGCTGATATCGGCTGGCTGTTCGGTGACAGAGGCACCACCAGGCCGCGGGCGATCGGGGCCTTCGTTTTCGGATTCTGGATCCTTGACGTCGCTAATAACATGACCCAGGGCCCCTGCCGAGCTCTGCTCGCCGATCTCACGGGTAATTCTCAGCTCAATTCCTTCTGGGGTTCAATGTTTCATGTCCGATTCAATCTTATCTCTTCGAAACCCTACAATTGATTGCTTCGGAGGAAGAAGGCATCGAATATCTGACtggttttatttcttttttcgacGCTACGATAATTTTGTCCCTTTTTCTCGTGCATTTCTTAattggaagaaaaataaataaaaccaGTGATTTTGTCGGTTTGTATGTTATTCTTAATTTGACCTTATCTGCTTGATATTTCTCATCCCATGATTTGAGTTGGTCCACAGCAAGGAATTGTTGTACTCTGCTTTCCTTCTTTGCCAATCATACACTATGATTCCTTTGTTCCTTGTGATCTAAACTTCATTTGGAAGCTCATGATTCTTGCGGAGGTCAATGTTTTAGTTGCTTCAACTCAGTAACTTTGCCCAACAATGTTCGCAGCCGAGGAACATTAAAAGTAGTAAATTTGAGCAGAAATGCGATCAACAGTGTGTATATTATCATGGCAACTTCGGACTAAGCATTTACTCATGATCTTTCCATGATTTAACTGTCATATATGTGCTGTATGTTGTTAATCCTGGAGGTTGGCATGCTGCTTGTCCTTGACATTGCAAGTGATGTTTAGTCAGCTCACAGAATATGCTATAAAAAACCATAATGCAAAAGAGAATTGGAAAATTTACTAAAACCAGTACAACTCAAAGCCTGCCCTGGGGAAGATCGGGATGATAGATCATTACTGGCTGGATACTATGTTTCTCCATTTAGATGAAACCGAAACAGCTCTGAGTGCTCTTCGGTCAAGAATCATTTGCTcccctttttcttcatttcccTGTTTCACTTGCGAAAGAGCAAATCACCTGATTGCACCTTACGGTAAATGTAAGAGTCTAAATGATAAGAATTATGTGAAAACAAGTCGTTGGCATTTGATTTCAGCTGAACTTATTTGACTTCAGGGAAGGACCACAGAAGGACTCGAGTGGCCAATGCATACTTCTCACTTTTTATGGCTGTTGGCAACATTCTTGGCTTTGCTACCGGTTCGTTCAGTGGATGGTATAAGGTCTTTCCTTTTACAATGACCGATGCATGCGATATAAACTGCGCCAATCTGAAGTCTGCATTCTTCATCGACATTGCATTTATTGCCGTCACCACATATATAAGCGTCTCTGCGGCTCAGGAGGTGCCCCTTAGTTCAAATGACGGGCAACCGACCTCAGCTGAAGGAGGACTTGAACAGTCAAGCGAGACTCAAGAAGCTTTCATGTGGGAACTCTTTGGGACATTTAGATATTTTTCTGGGACTGTATGGATAATATTGCTTGTCACAGCTCTGACTTGGATTGGATGGTTTCCCTTCCTTCTCTTCGACACTGATTGGATGGGTCGAGAGATTTACGGTGGCAAGCCTAATGAGGGACCGAACTACAACATGGGAGTTAGAATGGGTGCCTTAGGTCTCATGTTGCAATCTGTTGTCCTTGGGATAACTTCAATACTCATGGAGAAGCTCTGCAGTAAGTGGGGTGCAGGTTTCGTGTGGGGGATTTCGAATGTTCTCATGGCTCTCTCTTTTCTCGCAATGCTTATAGTCACTTATGTGAACAGAGTGGATTTCGAAGGCAGAGATTTACCTCCTGAGGGAATTGTAATTGC
Above is a window of Punica granatum isolate Tunisia-2019 chromosome 7, ASM765513v2, whole genome shotgun sequence DNA encoding:
- the LOC116213415 gene encoding sucrose transport protein SUC4; the protein is MAIPDSDRDRARTRPPPHPTTHRPPVKSRVPLRRLLRVASVAGGIQFGWALQLSLLTPYVQELGIPHAWASVIWLCGPLSGLLVQPLVGHMSDRCTSRFGRRRPFIVAGALCIAVAVLIIGHSADIGWLFGDRGTTRPRAIGAFVFGFWILDVANNMTQGPCRALLADLTGKDHRRTRVANAYFSLFMAVGNILGFATGSFSGWYKVFPFTMTDACDINCANLKSAFFIDIAFIAVTTYISVSAAQEVPLSSNDGQPTSAEGGLEQSSETQEAFMWELFGTFRYFSGTVWIILLVTALTWIGWFPFLLFDTDWMGREIYGGKPNEGPNYNMGVRMGALGLMLQSVVLGITSILMEKLCSKWGAGFVWGISNVLMALSFLAMLIVTYVNRVDFEGRDLPPEGIVIAAVVIFSVLGFPLSITYSVPYALIATRIENLGLGQGLSMGVLNLAIVIPQVIVSLGSGPWDQLFGGGNSPAFAVAAVAAFAAGLIAILAIPRTSVQQKPRAVI